In Clupea harengus chromosome 1, Ch_v2.0.2, whole genome shotgun sequence, one DNA window encodes the following:
- the dnajb1a gene encoding dnaJ homolog subfamily B member 1a isoform X1, which translates to MMGKDYYKVLGLQKGSTEDEIKKAYRKQALRYHPDKNKSAGAEDKFKEIAEAYDVLSDSKKKDIYDRYGEEGLKGASSGGCPNGPTFNYTFHGDPHAMFAEFFGGRSPFDQFFPHGGGNDDMDIDDPFAAFGMGGMQGMQGMGGMQGMGGMGGFQRSFKSRPGNVHGHREKKKDPPVIHELKVSLEEVFSGCTKKMKISRKRLNADGCTMRNEDKILTVDIKRGWKEGTKITFPREGDETPSNIPADVVFVVKDKAHSVFRREGSDVIYSARISLRDSLCGCTVNAPTLDGRTITVTSRDIIKPGMKKRIVGEGLPLSKCPEKKGDMVVEFAVKFPDKLGQSTREALSQILPP; encoded by the exons ATGATGGGTAAAGACTATTATAAAGTGTTGGGATTACAAAAAGGTTCGACGGAGGATGAAATCAAGAAAGCGTACAGAAAACAGGCTTTACGATATCACCCTGATAAAAACAAGTCCGCAGGAGCAGAGGATAAATTCAAAGAGATTGCTGAGGCCTACGACGTCCTAAGCGATTCGAAGAAAAAGGACATTTATGACCGATATGGAGAAGAAG GTCTCAAAGGAGCATCGAGTGGTGGGTGTCCCAATGGACCCACCTTCAACTACACGTTTCACGGTGACCCTCATGCCATGTTTGCTGAGTTCTTTGGTGGTCGCAGCCCTTTTGACCAGTTTTTCCCGCATGGAGGAGGTAACGATGACATGGACATTGATGACCCATTTGCAGCGTTTGGTATGGGAGGCATGCAGGGCATGCAAGGCATGGGGGGCATGCAAGGCATGGGGGGCATGGGGGGATTCCAGCGGTCTTTCAAATCTAGACCTGGGAACGTCCACGGCCAtcgggagaagaagaaggaccCTCCTGTCATTCATGAACTTAAGGTGAGCCTGGAGGAGGTGTTCTCGGGCTGCACCAAGAAAATGAAGATCTCCCGCAAGCGCCTAAATGCAGACGGCTGCACCATGCGCAACGAGGACAAGATCCTGACAGTAGACATCAAGCGCGGCTGGAAGGAGGGCACCAAGATCACCTTTCCCCGGGAGGGGGACGAGACGCCCTCTAACATCCCGGCTGATGTTGTGTTCGTGGTCAAGGACAAGGCACATTCGGTCTTCCGCAGAGAAGGTTCAGATGTCATCTACTCTGCTAGAATATCCCTCAGAGAT TCTCTTTGTGGATGCACAGTTAATGCCCCTACGCTGGACGGCAGAACGATCACTGTGACCTCTCGTGACATCATCAAACCTGGGATGAAgaagcgcatcgtgggggaagGCCTGCCTCTCTCCAAGTGCCCGGAGAAGAAAGGGGACATGGTGGTGGAGTTTGCGGTGAAGTTCCCTGACAAGTTGGGGCAGAGCACCCGTGAGGCCCTCAGTCAGATTCTGCCGCCGTGA
- the dnajb1a gene encoding dnaJ homolog subfamily B member 1a isoform X2, translated as MMGKDYYKVLGLQKGSTEDEIKKAYRKQALRYHPDKNKSAGAEDKFKEIAEAYDVLSDSKKKDIYDRYGEEGLKGASSGGCPNGPTFNYTFHGDPHAMFAEFFGGRSPFDQFFPHGGGNDDMDIDDPFAAFGMGGMQGMQGMGGMQGMGGMGGFQRSFKSRPGNVHGHREKKKDPPVIHELKVSLEEVFSGCTKKMKISRKRLNADGCTMRNEDKILTVDIKRGWKEGTKITFPREGDETPSNIPADVVFVVKDKAHSVFRREGSDVIYSARISLRDASLGKFPWWPMSNPEDVSLWMHS; from the exons ATGATGGGTAAAGACTATTATAAAGTGTTGGGATTACAAAAAGGTTCGACGGAGGATGAAATCAAGAAAGCGTACAGAAAACAGGCTTTACGATATCACCCTGATAAAAACAAGTCCGCAGGAGCAGAGGATAAATTCAAAGAGATTGCTGAGGCCTACGACGTCCTAAGCGATTCGAAGAAAAAGGACATTTATGACCGATATGGAGAAGAAG GTCTCAAAGGAGCATCGAGTGGTGGGTGTCCCAATGGACCCACCTTCAACTACACGTTTCACGGTGACCCTCATGCCATGTTTGCTGAGTTCTTTGGTGGTCGCAGCCCTTTTGACCAGTTTTTCCCGCATGGAGGAGGTAACGATGACATGGACATTGATGACCCATTTGCAGCGTTTGGTATGGGAGGCATGCAGGGCATGCAAGGCATGGGGGGCATGCAAGGCATGGGGGGCATGGGGGGATTCCAGCGGTCTTTCAAATCTAGACCTGGGAACGTCCACGGCCAtcgggagaagaagaaggaccCTCCTGTCATTCATGAACTTAAGGTGAGCCTGGAGGAGGTGTTCTCGGGCTGCACCAAGAAAATGAAGATCTCCCGCAAGCGCCTAAATGCAGACGGCTGCACCATGCGCAACGAGGACAAGATCCTGACAGTAGACATCAAGCGCGGCTGGAAGGAGGGCACCAAGATCACCTTTCCCCGGGAGGGGGACGAGACGCCCTCTAACATCCCGGCTGATGTTGTGTTCGTGGTCAAGGACAAGGCACATTCGGTCTTCCGCAGAGAAGGTTCAGATGTCATCTACTCTGCTAGAATATCCCTCAGAGAT GCATCACTTGGAAAATTTCCGTGGTGGCCCATGTCCAACCCAGAGGATG TCTCTTTGTGGATGCACAGTTAA